One stretch of Sinomonas terrae DNA includes these proteins:
- a CDS encoding lmo0937 family membrane protein, with protein sequence MLLWIAIILFVLWLLGFIALPTLGGWVHILIVLAVIALIVHLVRGRRAV encoded by the coding sequence GTGCTGCTGTGGATCGCTATTATCCTTTTCGTCCTCTGGCTTCTGGGCTTCATCGCCCTCCCGACGCTGGGCGGATGGGTGCACATTCTGATCGTGCTCGCCGTGATCGCACTCATCGTCCATTTGGTGAGGGGGCGGCGCGCGGTCTAG
- a CDS encoding Dps family protein has protein sequence MKASDELAHGLQAILVDLIDLSLEGKQAHWNIVGSNFRDLHLQLDEVVAAARLHADEVAERLRALHSVPDGRASTVAKTTSLKEGSEGLVTTSDAIDRVVAALEATCSTVRGVYDAVEKDDAATTDILNQIILQLEKLAWMVSAEKANTATA, from the coding sequence ATGAAGGCTTCCGACGAACTCGCCCACGGGCTGCAGGCCATTCTCGTGGACCTCATCGACCTCTCACTTGAAGGCAAACAGGCTCACTGGAATATCGTGGGCAGCAATTTCCGCGACCTCCACCTCCAGCTCGACGAGGTGGTCGCCGCCGCTCGCCTGCACGCGGACGAGGTTGCCGAGCGGCTGCGCGCTCTCCACTCAGTTCCCGACGGCCGGGCGTCCACAGTGGCAAAGACGACGAGCCTCAAAGAGGGCAGCGAAGGTCTCGTGACAACAAGCGACGCGATCGATCGTGTCGTCGCCGCGCTCGAAGCCACCTGCTCGACCGTGCGGGGAGTCTACGATGCCGTCGAGAAGGACGACGCCGCAACAACGGACATCCTCAACCAGATCATCCTCCAGCTGGAAAAGCTTGCCTGGATGGTCTCGGCCGAGAAGGCCAACACCGCGACGGCATAG
- a CDS encoding carbohydrate kinase family protein: MLTVIGEGLIDVVRKPTGTEAHPGGSPLNVAIGLARLDHPVQFIGRYGDDANGRLLTEHLKSSGVLVPLPPDETPTSTAIAELDHKGAATYMFDLDWHLPDLRDRLSTILGATTLLHTGSIATVLEPGAAQVLSAVERARPRATIGFDPNCRPTITTDREAVRPLVERFVALADVVKASDEDLAWLYPGVDPLDSARRWKTLGAPEEPSIVVVTRGGDGPWGICADGEAEVPAAKVRVADTVGAGDSFMSALLSGVVDRELDGAQRRSELRRVDADELRRILDFAARAAAVTVSRPGANPPTRAEVRDILPL; this comes from the coding sequence ATGCTCACTGTCATCGGCGAGGGCCTCATCGACGTCGTCCGCAAGCCGACGGGCACGGAGGCGCATCCGGGCGGCAGTCCCCTCAACGTCGCGATCGGGCTTGCAAGGCTCGACCATCCGGTGCAGTTCATCGGTCGCTACGGCGATGACGCGAACGGCCGCCTCCTCACCGAGCACCTCAAATCCTCGGGCGTCCTCGTACCCCTTCCTCCGGACGAGACGCCGACCTCCACTGCGATCGCCGAGCTGGATCACAAGGGCGCCGCGACCTACATGTTCGACCTCGACTGGCATCTCCCCGACCTGCGGGACCGCCTCTCCACGATCCTCGGCGCCACGACGCTCCTGCACACCGGGTCGATCGCGACGGTCCTCGAGCCCGGGGCCGCCCAGGTGCTCTCCGCCGTCGAACGTGCCCGGCCCCGCGCGACCATCGGCTTCGATCCCAACTGCCGCCCCACCATCACGACAGACCGCGAGGCGGTCCGCCCGCTCGTGGAACGATTCGTGGCGCTCGCCGACGTCGTCAAGGCCTCGGACGAGGACCTCGCGTGGCTGTACCCGGGCGTCGACCCGCTCGATTCCGCCCGCCGCTGGAAGACCCTCGGCGCGCCCGAGGAGCCCTCGATCGTCGTCGTCACGCGCGGCGGCGACGGGCCATGGGGCATCTGCGCGGACGGCGAGGCAGAGGTCCCCGCAGCGAAGGTCCGGGTCGCGGACACTGTCGGCGCGGGTGACTCGTTCATGTCGGCGCTGCTGAGCGGCGTCGTCGACCGCGAGCTAGACGGCGCGCAGCGGCGCTCGGAGCTGCGCCGGGTGGACGCCGACGAGCTGCGGCGTATCCTCGACTTCGCGGCGCGGGCCGCCGCGGTCACCGTCTCCCGGCCGGGCGCCAACCCGCCCACCCGGGCCGAAGTGAGGGACATCCTCCCGCTGTAG
- a CDS encoding YbhB/YbcL family Raf kinase inhibitor-like protein, whose protein sequence is MAKHNPYDDLPQVESFSVTSGDIEDGGTLAPNQVSGVFQVPGGKDLSPQLSWSGAPEGTKSYCVTVYDPDAPTASGFWHWAVANIPATVDELPEGAGGSADGMGPSDSDASLPEGAIELKNDAGYAGFVGAAPPKGHGPHRYIVTVHAVDVDRLDVGPDATPAFLGFNLFFHTLGRAQLTGHFEVQ, encoded by the coding sequence ATGGCCAAGCACAATCCGTATGACGATCTGCCTCAGGTCGAGTCCTTCAGCGTCACCTCGGGGGACATCGAGGACGGAGGCACGCTCGCGCCGAACCAGGTGAGCGGCGTCTTCCAGGTGCCGGGCGGGAAGGACCTCTCACCCCAGCTCAGCTGGTCGGGCGCGCCCGAGGGCACGAAGAGCTACTGCGTCACGGTCTACGACCCCGACGCCCCGACCGCGAGCGGCTTCTGGCACTGGGCTGTCGCGAACATCCCCGCGACTGTCGACGAGCTCCCCGAGGGAGCGGGCGGCAGCGCGGACGGGATGGGCCCGTCCGATTCCGATGCGAGCCTCCCCGAGGGAGCGATCGAGCTCAAGAACGACGCCGGATACGCGGGCTTCGTGGGTGCCGCCCCGCCGAAGGGGCACGGCCCACACCGCTACATCGTCACCGTGCACGCGGTCGACGTCGACCGGCTCGATGTCGGCCCCGACGCGACGCCGGCCTTCCTCGGCTTCAACCTCTTCTTCCACACGCTCGGCCGGGCGCAGCTGACCGGTCACTTCGAGGTCCAGTGA
- a CDS encoding LysR substrate-binding domain-containing protein, translated as MLEIRRLRLLRELSIRGTLAEVADALAYSPSSVSQQLALLEKEVGAELLRKSGRRVILTPQALVLVEHTSELLDALERTETALAASQSEVRGTVRLAVFQTAALALMPTALRTLRERHPALRVEMVQHEPETALHETWARDFDLVVAEQYPHHAAPHYPSLDRQPLTSDSIRLAVPAAGNGEGFDRVRSLSDAACLPWVMEPRDAASRHWAEQACRSAGFEPDVRYETADLQAHVGLVESGNAVALLPDLVWVGRTPSARLVELAGSPQRTVFTSMRASSTGHPVTVAVRTVLEEAARELLP; from the coding sequence ATGCTCGAGATCCGACGCCTGCGGCTCCTGCGCGAACTCAGCATCCGGGGGACCCTCGCCGAGGTGGCCGACGCGCTCGCGTACAGTCCGTCGTCGGTCTCGCAGCAGCTTGCGCTCCTTGAGAAGGAGGTCGGCGCCGAGCTGCTCCGCAAGTCGGGCCGTCGAGTGATCCTCACGCCTCAGGCCCTCGTGCTCGTCGAACACACGAGCGAACTGCTCGACGCCCTCGAACGTACCGAAACGGCGCTCGCAGCCAGCCAGAGCGAGGTGCGCGGGACGGTCCGGCTCGCGGTCTTCCAGACTGCCGCGCTCGCCCTGATGCCAACCGCCTTGCGCACCCTTCGGGAGCGGCATCCCGCCCTGCGGGTCGAGATGGTCCAGCACGAGCCCGAAACCGCCCTGCACGAGACGTGGGCACGCGACTTCGATCTGGTCGTCGCCGAGCAGTATCCGCATCATGCCGCGCCCCACTACCCGAGCCTGGACCGGCAGCCGCTCACGAGCGATTCCATTCGGCTCGCCGTCCCGGCCGCGGGGAACGGAGAGGGATTCGACCGTGTGCGGAGCCTTTCGGACGCCGCCTGCCTTCCGTGGGTCATGGAGCCTCGTGACGCGGCCTCCCGCCACTGGGCCGAACAGGCCTGCCGTTCCGCCGGGTTCGAACCGGACGTGCGGTACGAAACGGCGGACCTCCAGGCCCACGTCGGGCTCGTCGAGTCGGGCAATGCCGTCGCTCTCCTCCCTGACCTCGTTTGGGTGGGCCGCACGCCGTCGGCCCGTCTCGTGGAGCTTGCTGGCTCCCCCCAGCGCACCGTCTTCACGTCGATGCGGGCCTCGAGCACCGGCCACCCGGTCACCGTGGCCGTCCGGACGGTGCTCGAAGAGGCCGCCCGCGAGCTGTTGCCGTGA
- a CDS encoding alpha/beta hydrolase family protein translates to MATRERIPYGPHRDQWGELFLPSGNTETARGTVVVIHGGYWRDQWTAELGVPASLDLVERGYAVWNLEYRRAGSGGKAGDGGWPATFRDVAMGIDHLANLAEFTDGAIDPRRVAALGHSAGGHLAVWAAGRAAQAARAGGESPAVPLVGVVSQAGVLDLSAAHRLRLSNDAAVNLMGGPESALPEEYALADPMRRLPTGVPVLAVHSRADDAVPFELSEAYVEAARAAGDPAELLETVGDHSALISPGEEAYETCRALLDRLLP, encoded by the coding sequence GTGGCTACTCGCGAACGTATCCCCTATGGGCCCCATCGCGACCAGTGGGGCGAACTCTTCCTGCCCAGTGGCAACACCGAAACGGCGCGCGGCACCGTCGTCGTGATCCACGGGGGCTACTGGCGCGACCAATGGACGGCGGAGCTGGGCGTACCAGCCTCTCTCGACCTGGTCGAGCGCGGCTACGCAGTGTGGAACCTGGAATACAGGCGCGCTGGCAGCGGCGGAAAGGCGGGCGACGGCGGCTGGCCGGCCACGTTTCGGGACGTCGCCATGGGCATCGATCACCTTGCGAACCTCGCGGAGTTCACGGACGGCGCCATCGACCCACGGCGCGTCGCCGCCCTCGGCCACTCCGCCGGCGGCCACCTCGCGGTCTGGGCAGCGGGCCGCGCAGCGCAGGCCGCCCGGGCGGGCGGCGAGTCGCCGGCAGTGCCGCTCGTCGGCGTCGTCAGCCAGGCCGGCGTCCTCGATCTCTCCGCCGCTCACCGCCTGCGCCTGAGCAACGACGCCGCGGTGAACCTTATGGGAGGCCCCGAATCCGCGCTTCCCGAGGAGTACGCGCTCGCCGATCCGATGCGCCGGCTGCCCACAGGCGTCCCGGTTCTGGCCGTCCACTCGCGCGCGGACGACGCCGTGCCGTTCGAACTGTCCGAGGCGTACGTCGAGGCCGCGCGAGCGGCAGGCGATCCGGCCGAGCTCCTCGAGACAGTCGGTGATCATTCCGCCCTCATCAGCCCGGGCGAGGAGGCCTACGAAACGTGCCGCGCGCTCCTCGACAGACTGCTACCGTAG
- a CDS encoding GTP pyrophosphokinase, translating to MATNYDRLDAGQRAIVDASVETYARVRPALKAVTSDVLHTLRDMFKDSEEADPLFVTGRTKTVESFKEKISRLDPPSEPGGTPTLKFPDPFRILNDMVGVRVITRLPRDNAIAANLIKRQRDIFDCRGDREKAIGSIESGTYGYSSRHLILRTLQNDAVKAYQAVFNPELPSNGSYFFECQIRTIFAHAWSEIEHDIRFKSSDPRAWSPQFDRQFTATAAMLEVVEKEFAELHERYEKVRSFWNEAGEGGQPLTPDRIRDVWQTLLPHVDRKVDDDWGWAAELVAAHGFTHTWQLVELLDAERITEVRKALDHRYSPGPDRLLDDLLLWRFGRDHIDLTAEPAESPVHPRRDSLQRRLKQIERYRLN from the coding sequence ATGGCCACCAACTATGACCGCTTGGACGCGGGGCAGCGCGCGATCGTCGATGCGTCCGTCGAGACGTATGCCCGGGTGCGCCCGGCTCTCAAGGCGGTCACGAGCGACGTCCTGCACACCCTGCGCGACATGTTCAAGGACAGCGAGGAGGCCGATCCCCTCTTCGTCACGGGCCGCACCAAGACGGTGGAGTCGTTCAAGGAGAAGATCTCTCGCCTCGATCCGCCGTCAGAGCCCGGCGGGACCCCGACCCTCAAGTTCCCAGACCCGTTCCGCATCCTCAACGACATGGTCGGCGTCCGGGTCATCACGCGGCTACCACGCGACAACGCGATCGCGGCGAACCTGATCAAGCGGCAGCGCGACATCTTCGACTGCCGTGGCGACCGTGAGAAGGCGATCGGCTCGATCGAATCCGGCACCTACGGCTATTCGAGCCGGCACCTGATCCTGCGCACCCTGCAGAACGACGCCGTCAAGGCCTACCAAGCGGTCTTCAACCCTGAGCTGCCTTCCAACGGCAGCTACTTCTTCGAATGCCAGATCCGCACGATCTTCGCCCACGCCTGGAGTGAGATCGAGCACGACATCCGCTTCAAGAGCAGCGACCCGCGTGCCTGGAGCCCGCAGTTCGACCGCCAGTTCACTGCGACGGCCGCGATGCTCGAGGTCGTCGAGAAGGAGTTCGCTGAGCTGCACGAACGGTACGAGAAGGTCCGCAGCTTCTGGAACGAGGCCGGCGAGGGCGGGCAGCCGCTCACCCCGGACCGGATCCGCGATGTGTGGCAGACACTCCTCCCGCACGTGGACCGCAAGGTCGACGACGACTGGGGCTGGGCCGCGGAGCTCGTTGCCGCGCATGGTTTCACGCACACGTGGCAGCTCGTCGAACTGCTCGACGCCGAACGGATCACGGAGGTCCGCAAGGCGCTGGACCACCGCTACTCCCCCGGTCCGGACAGGCTGCTCGACGACCTTCTGCTGTGGCGGTTCGGCCGCGACCACATCGACCTCACCGCCGAGCCCGCCGAGTCGCCGGTTCACCCCCGGCGGGACAGCCTCCAGCGGCGGCTGAAGCAGATTGAGCGGTACAGGCTCAACTGA
- a CDS encoding PhzF family phenazine biosynthesis protein — translation MSRRFSQVDVFTSEFLRGNPVAVVHDAAGISDEDMAAFARWTNLSETTFLLPPAQRGADYRLRIFTPGGELPFAGHPTLGSARAWLEAGGVPAAPGRLVQECGVGLVTIADDGGRLAFAAPPLLRSGPVDPAELAVVARSLGLTADDVVDAAWVDNGPGWVGLLLQDAEAVLGLRPDFAAMGGYQVGVIGPYGEAARAENSGPAFEVRAFCPDLAVPEDPVTGSLNAGLAQWLIGRGRAPSSYVAQQGTALGRRGLVRVSADEAAGDGGEIWIGGDTVVGILGEVAF, via the coding sequence ATGAGCCGCAGGTTCAGCCAAGTCGACGTCTTCACCTCAGAGTTCCTGCGCGGCAACCCCGTCGCGGTCGTCCACGACGCCGCGGGGATCTCCGACGAGGATATGGCGGCGTTCGCCCGCTGGACGAACCTCTCCGAGACGACGTTCCTCCTCCCGCCGGCCCAGCGGGGCGCCGACTACCGGCTCCGCATCTTCACGCCCGGCGGCGAGCTGCCCTTCGCCGGCCACCCGACGCTCGGCTCGGCGCGGGCGTGGCTCGAGGCGGGCGGGGTGCCTGCCGCCCCGGGGCGGCTCGTCCAGGAGTGCGGCGTGGGCCTCGTGACCATAGCCGACGACGGCGGGAGGCTCGCCTTCGCGGCTCCGCCGTTGCTGCGCTCGGGACCTGTCGACCCGGCCGAGCTCGCCGTCGTCGCGCGCTCGCTCGGGCTTACCGCGGACGACGTCGTTGACGCCGCGTGGGTGGACAACGGTCCAGGTTGGGTCGGGCTGCTGCTCCAGGACGCTGAGGCCGTCCTCGGTCTGCGGCCGGACTTCGCCGCGATGGGCGGCTACCAAGTGGGCGTGATCGGGCCCTATGGCGAGGCTGCTCGAGCCGAGAATTCCGGGCCGGCGTTCGAGGTCCGCGCCTTCTGCCCCGACCTCGCGGTTCCGGAGGACCCCGTGACGGGCAGCCTCAACGCGGGGCTCGCCCAGTGGCTCATCGGGAGGGGGCGCGCGCCGTCGTCGTACGTTGCCCAGCAGGGGACGGCGCTCGGGCGACGTGGCCTCGTCCGAGTCAGCGCGGATGAGGCGGCCGGGGACGGCGGGGAGATCTGGATCGGCGGAGACACCGTTGTGGGGATCCTCGGCGAGGTCGCGTTTTAG
- a CDS encoding DnaJ domain-containing protein — protein sequence MAHADFYEILGVDRSASQQEIRRAYRRLVRELHPDTSEAGSADEDRLRAVFEAYAVLGHPHRRAAYDQALRRAEATFNLWLGLPEPRREAWPARSVFDEPDLLRILFPWFP from the coding sequence ATGGCTCATGCGGACTTCTACGAGATACTGGGCGTCGATCGTTCGGCGAGCCAGCAGGAGATCCGGCGCGCCTACCGCCGTCTCGTGAGGGAGCTTCATCCGGATACGTCCGAGGCAGGTAGCGCCGACGAGGATAGGCTCCGAGCGGTGTTCGAGGCGTACGCGGTCCTCGGCCACCCTCACCGCCGCGCCGCCTACGACCAGGCGCTGCGCCGCGCCGAGGCCACGTTCAACCTGTGGCTCGGCCTGCCCGAGCCGCGACGCGAGGCATGGCCGGCCCGTTCGGTCTTCGACGAACCAGACCTCTTGAGGATCCTGTTCCCGTGGTTCCCCTGA
- a CDS encoding Hsp20/alpha crystallin family protein produces the protein MLMRTDPFRELDRLTEQVFGNTSRPTTMPLEAWRADGEFVVEFDLPGVDPNSIDVDVERNVLTVRAQRESHRPEEAEVVAAERPSGVFGRELILGDSLDTANVTANYEDGVLTLRIPIAEQAKPRKISVGTSKSKREIAA, from the coding sequence ATGCTGATGCGTACTGATCCGTTCCGCGAACTTGACCGCCTGACCGAACAGGTCTTCGGTAACACTTCCCGGCCTACGACGATGCCGCTCGAGGCGTGGCGCGCAGACGGCGAGTTCGTGGTCGAATTCGACCTTCCCGGCGTCGATCCCAACTCGATCGATGTCGACGTCGAACGCAATGTGCTGACGGTGCGGGCGCAGAGAGAGTCGCACCGGCCTGAGGAAGCGGAGGTCGTCGCGGCGGAGCGTCCGAGCGGCGTGTTCGGCCGGGAGCTCATCCTCGGGGACTCCCTCGACACCGCGAACGTCACGGCCAACTACGAGGACGGCGTGCTGACGCTGCGCATCCCGATCGCTGAGCAGGCGAAGCCGCGCAAGATCAGCGTCGGCACATCGAAGTCAAAGCGAGAGATAGCGGCCTGA
- a CDS encoding HAD family hydrolase — translation MRLVASDIDGTILSREGRISERTIRALQGCEAAGIAVVFVTGRPARWLTPLSEQLQHTGTVICSNGALVYDLSTMSVVSSQGISRHTMLEVRDIVRGLFPKTSFAAETAEEFVMETGFAEPRHRHLLGEVRHGRLEDLVTGDEVVKFMAKIEGMSAEDYFRAVAPHIGHLVSVTHSALDLTMLEMAPLGVNKAVTLAEYAHALGVPAEDVVAFGDMPNDVEMLTWAGEGYAMSSGHPRALAATELHAPGIEDDGVAQVLERKLAGLRKAG, via the coding sequence GTGAGGCTTGTCGCAAGCGATATCGACGGAACGATCCTGAGCCGGGAGGGGCGGATCTCCGAGCGGACGATCCGTGCCCTCCAAGGCTGCGAGGCGGCCGGGATCGCCGTGGTCTTCGTGACCGGGCGCCCGGCCCGCTGGCTCACTCCGCTGAGCGAGCAGCTCCAGCACACGGGCACCGTGATCTGTTCGAACGGCGCCCTCGTCTACGACCTCTCGACAATGTCCGTCGTCTCATCGCAGGGCATTTCGCGCCACACAATGCTCGAGGTGCGGGACATTGTCCGGGGCCTGTTCCCAAAGACGTCATTCGCCGCGGAGACGGCCGAAGAGTTCGTCATGGAGACGGGATTCGCGGAGCCTCGCCACCGCCATCTCCTCGGGGAGGTGCGCCACGGGAGGCTCGAGGACCTCGTGACGGGCGACGAGGTTGTGAAGTTCATGGCCAAGATCGAGGGCATGTCGGCCGAGGACTACTTCCGGGCGGTTGCCCCCCACATCGGGCATCTTGTGTCCGTCACGCATTCGGCGCTCGACCTGACGATGCTCGAGATGGCGCCCCTCGGCGTCAACAAGGCCGTGACGCTTGCCGAATACGCGCACGCGCTCGGCGTCCCGGCGGAGGACGTCGTGGCGTTCGGAGACATGCCGAACGACGTCGAGATGCTCACTTGGGCGGGCGAGGGCTACGCGATGTCCTCGGGCCACCCCCGCGCCCTCGCTGCCACGGAGCTCCACGCCCCGGGCATCGAGGACGACGGCGTTGCGCAGGTCCTCGAGCGCAAGCTCGCCGGGCTGCGCAAGGCGGGATAA
- a CDS encoding S1C family serine protease — MSDDEVLDAYSEVVTGVARHLTPRVASVRTVRGSGSAVVMSSEGHLVTNAHVVGRLSEGEVAFADGSSGRFYVVGRDPLSDLAVLRTTIAVPQPPEFGNADRLLVGSLVVAVGSPLGLEGSVTAGVVSALGRSMPAQGRTASRLIEDVIQTDAALNPGNSGGALADSKGRVVGINTAVAGVGLGLAVPINATTRRILGALREDGRVRRAYLGLVSVPTPLDDRWAARTGRRRALRVAEVVAGSPAALSGIRPGDLLLAINGAPLADAQSLQKHMFEDAIGRRTEITVLRGEAMVDVVAEPAELVD; from the coding sequence GTGAGCGATGACGAAGTCCTGGACGCCTATTCCGAGGTCGTCACGGGTGTGGCACGGCATCTGACGCCCCGGGTTGCCTCGGTCCGGACCGTTCGCGGCTCGGGGTCGGCCGTCGTGATGAGCTCGGAGGGCCACCTGGTCACCAACGCGCACGTGGTCGGGCGGCTCTCCGAGGGCGAAGTCGCCTTCGCGGATGGCTCGTCCGGTCGCTTCTACGTGGTGGGCCGCGACCCGCTCTCGGACCTTGCCGTCCTGCGCACCACGATCGCAGTTCCCCAGCCGCCCGAGTTCGGTAACGCGGACCGCCTCCTCGTCGGCTCGCTCGTCGTAGCCGTGGGAAGCCCTCTCGGACTCGAAGGCAGCGTGACGGCCGGCGTCGTGAGCGCGCTCGGTCGCTCGATGCCCGCGCAAGGACGCACCGCCTCCCGCCTCATCGAGGACGTGATCCAGACGGACGCCGCGCTCAACCCAGGGAACTCGGGCGGCGCGCTCGCGGATTCCAAGGGCCGGGTGGTCGGCATCAATACGGCGGTGGCAGGAGTCGGGCTCGGACTAGCCGTTCCGATCAACGCGACGACGCGTCGCATTCTGGGGGCGCTCCGGGAGGACGGACGGGTGCGGCGCGCGTACCTGGGGCTCGTGAGCGTCCCGACCCCGCTGGATGACCGGTGGGCAGCGCGGACGGGCCGGAGGCGAGCGCTCCGCGTCGCCGAGGTCGTCGCGGGAAGCCCGGCGGCGTTGAGCGGCATCCGCCCCGGCGATCTGCTGCTCGCCATCAACGGCGCGCCGCTCGCGGACGCCCAATCGCTTCAGAAGCACATGTTCGAGGACGCGATCGGGCGCCGGACGGAGATCACGGTCCTCCGCGGCGAGGCGATGGTCGATGTTGTAGCCGAGCCGGCCGAGCTCGTCGACTAG
- a CDS encoding MerR family transcriptional regulator codes for MASKRDSSDGVYAISVAAELSGLGLSSLRLYERKGLIAPARTEGGTRRYSEDDMQRLEHISELVDAGLNIEGIKLVLELEAENARLRAQLAKARAAPPR; via the coding sequence GTGGCGTCGAAGCGTGATTCGTCGGACGGCGTCTACGCCATCTCGGTAGCGGCAGAGCTCTCCGGCCTGGGGCTTTCGAGCCTCCGCCTGTACGAGCGCAAAGGCCTCATAGCCCCCGCCCGCACCGAGGGCGGCACGCGCCGCTACAGCGAGGACGATATGCAGCGCCTCGAGCACATCAGCGAACTCGTGGACGCAGGCCTGAACATCGAGGGGATCAAGCTCGTCCTGGAGCTCGAGGCTGAGAACGCCCGGCTACGCGCTCAGCTCGCGAAGGCCCGGGCCGCCCCACCTCGCTGA